In a single window of the Elaeis guineensis isolate ETL-2024a chromosome 4, EG11, whole genome shotgun sequence genome:
- the LOC105043493 gene encoding LOW QUALITY PROTEIN: trihelix transcription factor GTL1 (The sequence of the model RefSeq protein was modified relative to this genomic sequence to represent the inferred CDS: inserted 1 base in 1 codon) translates to MQQQQGGSQYGVPPPPPDMTPFTSPRAHMLGISNPDPLQQQAPPQPQLAEAASPISSRPPPPGTASRPPSSNFEELVPSVPGNFPDEEALAAAGEDIERGGATGNRWPRQETLALLKIRSEMDAAFRDATLKGPLWEDVSRRLAELGYKRSAKKCKEKFENVHKYYKRTKEGRAGRQDGKSYRFFSQLEALHSGSSSSAAAPAPATAPALTTAAAVANAVPTTPIGISTGIAGPSSARIQPPPVSAVAPPPMAMPTRVATELTPATGVTPSGISGSATATAAGISFSSNTSSSSSSESDDEETEEAGGSREGRKRKRSGSGSSRKMMVFFEGLMKQVMERQESMQQRFLETIEKREQDRMIREEAWRRQEVARLNREHELLAQERAMAASRDAAIISCIQKISGQTIQLPTVPATPVHASSVPPPPAPPQQQSQQSQQQQRPPTPMQPSQQQQEFHQHHQSTEIGRHQVSSSSELVPVPEQQEPVRTVNFEPVSPSRWPKAEVHALIKMRSGLESRYQEAGPKGPLWEEISAGMQRLGYNRSAKRCKEKWENINKYFKKVKESNKKRPEDSKTCPYFHQLDALYRXKNLGGGGGGAVGIQRQQEHETDTNPNPQERSDVPITMAPPQAPPPSQQPSAETEAKDGNNNNRNGVNSEGGGGSGTIQIQTSNGGLPPSFFEGGSSAGGMTMKKPEDIVKELMDQRQQQSTMEDYDKMEDPDSDNIDQDDDDDDDEDDEDGKMQYKIQFQRPNVGGGGGTTSTAAPTAGSFLAMVQ, encoded by the exons atgcagcagcagcaaggaGGGTCCCAATATGGGGTGCCTCCTCCTCCGCCGGATATGACCCCATTCACCTCCCCCCGAGCTCACATGCTCGGAATTTCCAACCCCGACCCCCTCCAGCAGCAGGCCCCGCCGCAGCCTCAGCTCGCCGAGGCCGCCTCCCCCATCAGCAGCCGCCCGCCGCCACCCGGCACCGCCTCTCGCCCACCATCCTCCAATTTCGAGGAATTGGTCCCCTCCGTGCCAGGGAATTTCCCCGATGAGGAGGCCCTCGCGGCCGCCGGCGAGGACATCGAGCGCGGCGGCGCAACGGGCAACCGGTGGCCCCGTCAGGAGACGCTCGCCCTCCTCAAGATCCGCTCCGAGATGGACGCCGCCTTCCGGGACGCCACCCTCAAGGGCCCCCTCTGGGAGGACGTCTCCAG GAGGCTAGCGGAGCTGGGCTACAAGAGGAGCGCAAAGAAATGCAAGGAGAAGTTCGAGAACGTCCACAAATACTACAAGCGCACCAAGGAAGGCCGTGCCGGCCGCCAGGACGGCAAGAGCTACCGCTTTTTTAGCCAGCTCGAAGCCCTCCATAGCGGCAGCAGCTCCTCCGCCGCCGCCCCCGCTCCCGCCACTGCACCGGCCCTCACCACCGCCGCAGCCGTCGCCAACGCCGTCCCGACAACCCCAATTGGGATCAGCACCGGGATCGCGGGCCCCTCCTCCGCTAGAATCCAACCTCCTCCCGTCTCCGCCGTGGCCCCACCTCCCATGGCGATGCCAACACGGGTCGCCACCGAGCTGACCCCCGCCACCGGTGTCACACCGTCTGGGATCTCCGGCTCCGCCACCGCCACCGCCGCCGGGATCAGCTTCTCGTCCAACACCTCCTCCTCATCGTCCTCCGAGTCCGACGACGAGGAGACCGAGGAGGCTGGCGGGAGCCGGGAAGGACGGAAACGGAAGCGCAGTGGATCTGGGAGCAGTCGGAAGATGATGGTGTTCTTCGAGGGGCTGATGAAGCAGGTGATGGAGCGGCAGGAGTCCATGCAGCAGCGTTTCTTGGAGACCATCGAGAAGAGAGAACAGGATCGGATGATTCGAGAGGAGGCTTGGAGGCGGCAGGAGGTGGCGCGGCTCAACCGGGAGCACGAGCTCCTTGCCCAGGAGCGTGCCATGGCCGCGTCCCGTGACGCCGCCATCATTTCCTGCATCCAGAAGATCAGCGGCCAGACGATCCAGCTGCCAACCGTGCCCGCTACTCCCGTCCATGCATCCTCCGTACCACCGCCACCGGCACCACCTCAGCAACAAAGCCAACAGTCGCAGCAACAGCAAAGGCCGCCAACACCGATGCAGCCATCACAACAGCAGCAAGAGTTTCACCAACACCACCAAAGCACGGAGATCGGACGGCATCAGGTGTCATCTTCTTCAGAGCTGGTACCGGTCCCGGAGCAGCAGGAGCCGGTCCGGACAGTGAACTTCGAGCCTGTGTCGCCCTCGCGGTGGCCCAAGGCGGAGGTCCACGCGTTGATTAAGATGCGGAGCGGGCTAGAGTCAAGGTACCAGGAGGCTGGGCCCAAGGGCCCGCTGTGGGAGGAGATCTCGGCCGGAATGCAGCGGCTTGGATACAACCGCAGCGCCAAGAGGTGCAAGGAGAAGTGGGAGAACATCAACAAGTATTTCAAGAAAGTCAAAGAGAGCAACAAGAAGCGGCCTGAGGATTCCAAGACCTGCCCATACTTCCACCAATTGGATGCCCTTTACC AGAAGAAcctcggcggcggcggcggcggcgctgTCGGAATTCAGCGGCAGCAAGAGCACGAAACTGATACCAATCCCAACCCACAAGAACGGAGTGATGTTCCCATAACCATGGCACCGCCACAGGCGCCACCACCATCACAACAGCCATCAGCAGAGACCGAAGCCAAGGATGGCAACAACAACAACAGAAATGGCGTCAATTCTGAGGGCGGCGGAGGGTCAGGCACTATACAGATACAGACCAGCAATGGGGGACTTCCACCGAGCTTCTTTGAAGGAGGCAGCAGCGCCGGTGGCATGACGATGAAGAAG CCAGAAGACATTGTGAAGGAGCTGATGGATCAACGGCAGCAGCAGTCGACCATGGAGGATTATGACAAGATGGAGGATCCTGACAGCGATAACATCGATCAAGATGACGATGACGATGATGACGAGGATGATGAGGATGGGAAGATGCAATACAAGATACAGTTCCAGAGGCCTAATGTGGGCGGTGGCGGAGGGACAACGTCCACAGCGGCCCCGACTGCAGGTTCCTTCTTGGCCATGGTTCAGTAG